One window from the genome of Atribacterota bacterium encodes:
- a CDS encoding TRAP transporter small permease subunit produces MIMKYEVWIERISYYLDKISRIFVVILMIIMFVLVLITIANRFIFHFSFSWSEEIARYLFIWIIMIGIGIAEIEGSHVALELPFIKKRTNSWIKLTTRMMMLIFFIIVIWNGISSSLFLFQKYQTSAVSGIPMYLIFVSIPIGFGILAIHTLVEIESIFKTSMNERLMKERKYK; encoded by the coding sequence ATGATTATGAAATATGAAGTTTGGATTGAAAGAATTAGTTACTATTTAGATAAGATTTCCAGAATTTTTGTGGTAATCTTAATGATAATAATGTTTGTACTGGTATTGATAACCATAGCTAATCGTTTCATTTTCCATTTTTCTTTCTCTTGGAGTGAAGAAATAGCTAGATATTTATTCATATGGATCATTATGATTGGGATTGGTATTGCCGAGATTGAAGGATCTCATGTTGCACTAGAACTACCGTTCATCAAAAAAAGAACAAATAGTTGGATTAAGTTAACAACTCGAATGATGATGCTAATTTTTTTTATTATCGTAATATGGAATGGGATTAGTTCAAGTTTATTTTTATTTCAAAAATATCAAACTAGTGCTGTTAGTGGAATACCAATGTACCTTATATTTGTTTCTATTCCGATTGGATTCGGTATATTAGCTATACACACTCTGGTAGAAATAGAATCAATATTTAAGACTTCTATGAATGAAAGACTTATGAAGGAGCGCAAATATAAATGA
- a CDS encoding DctP family TRAP transporter solute-binding subunit: protein MIKKYTFSILLLIISIILIILPFESVYAEKITIQYAHNDPVSNIDFEYTDGNYGSAHIQAIVFKRIVENQTNGDIMVDIFPDKQLGTDAELLQSAERGLIQMVQVPSPNLPSLVPEYMAFTIPYLFTSPKVAYKVIEGPIGEKFEKLWLERTGLRILSWSHAGFVHWTNNTKPIHVPADFKGMKMRIMASSDKVKLVESLGGHVVVISWGELYMALQQGVADGQENPFNFIDVAKLYEVQKYLTVDAHEFRWYPLQINENFYQSLTPEYQKIIQDAAMASAMAYRGFLELGNTLWAKSFTEKGMEIYYPTQEELEEFIEVTRTPMVDFIKSQIGEEWVNEVLNAVKEVEKSLVEE from the coding sequence ATGATAAAAAAATATACATTTAGTATCTTATTGTTAATTATTTCAATAATCCTAATAATTTTACCATTCGAAAGCGTATATGCAGAAAAAATAACAATACAATATGCACATAATGATCCTGTAAGTAACATAGACTTTGAATATACAGATGGAAATTATGGTAGTGCACATATACAAGCTATCGTTTTCAAAAGGATAGTAGAAAACCAAACCAATGGTGATATAATGGTAGATATTTTCCCCGATAAACAATTAGGCACAGATGCAGAATTACTTCAAAGTGCAGAAAGAGGATTAATTCAAATGGTTCAAGTGCCGTCTCCAAATTTACCATCCTTGGTACCTGAGTATATGGCGTTTACTATACCATACTTGTTCACATCCCCAAAGGTTGCATATAAAGTTATAGAGGGGCCAATCGGGGAAAAATTTGAAAAATTGTGGTTAGAAAGAACTGGTTTGCGAATTTTATCTTGGTCTCATGCTGGATTTGTACATTGGACAAATAATACTAAGCCAATTCATGTTCCAGCTGATTTTAAAGGCATGAAGATGAGGATTATGGCAAGCTCAGATAAAGTAAAACTTGTTGAATCTTTAGGAGGGCATGTTGTTGTAATAAGTTGGGGTGAACTTTATATGGCGCTTCAGCAAGGAGTAGCAGATGGACAAGAGAATCCATTTAACTTTATAGATGTAGCAAAATTATACGAAGTACAAAAATATCTTACTGTAGACGCTCACGAATTCCGTTGGTACCCCCTTCAGATTAATGAGAATTTTTATCAGTCTCTTACACCTGAATACCAAAAAATTATTCAAGATGCTGCAATGGCATCTGCTATGGCTTACAGAGGTTTTTTAGAACTTGGTAATACTTTATGGGCAAAATCTTTTACAGAAAAAGGTATGGAAATCTACTACCCAACACAAGAAGAGTTAGAGGAATTTATCGAAGTAACTAGAACTCCCATGGTTGATTTTATAAAATCTCAAATTGGAGAAGAATGGGTTAATGAAGTTCTAAATGCGGTGAAGGAAGTAGAAAAATCTTTAGTTGAAGAATAA
- a CDS encoding aspartate/glutamate racemase family protein: MKTIGLIGGMSWQSSAEYYRIINELVAKKKGGQHSCQCIMYSVDLDPILILRDLGEWGKLTDLMTDAAKRLEKSGADFLVICSNTMHKTVKEIQDCINIPILDIVDALVSSIKEKGLKRVGLLGTKFTMEEDFYIDRLKNQGLEVKIPEIYDRTFIHNVIYNELDFHILKQSSKNRFIQIIEKLGSNGVEGIILGCTEIPLLIKQEDTSLLLFDTTMIHATSAVDLALKES; this comes from the coding sequence ATGAAAACAATTGGATTAATTGGTGGAATGAGTTGGCAATCTTCAGCTGAATACTATAGGATTATCAATGAGTTAGTTGCTAAAAAGAAAGGTGGACAGCATTCATGCCAATGTATTATGTATTCTGTTGATCTTGATCCCATTTTAATCCTTCGTGATTTAGGAGAATGGGGGAAACTTACAGATTTGATGACAGATGCTGCTAAAAGATTAGAAAAGAGTGGAGCGGACTTTCTTGTAATATGCTCAAACACAATGCATAAAACTGTCAAAGAAATTCAAGACTGCATTAATATTCCAATATTGGATATTGTTGATGCATTAGTTTCAAGTATTAAAGAAAAAGGATTGAAAAGAGTTGGACTTTTAGGCACAAAGTTTACTATGGAAGAAGATTTTTACATTGACCGTTTGAAAAACCAAGGATTAGAAGTGAAAATACCTGAGATATATGACAGAACCTTTATTCACAATGTCATTTATAATGAACTGGATTTCCATATTCTAAAACAATCTTCTAAAAATAGGTTTATACAGATAATAGAAAAATTGGGTAGCAATGGAGTTGAGGGAATTATTTTAGGTTGTACCGAGATACCGCTATTAATAAAACAAGAAGATACTTCACTACTTTTGTTTGATACTACTATGATCCATGCAACAAGTGCAGTTGATTTAGCTCTTAAAGAGTCATAG
- a CDS encoding HutP family protein — MAKIGKLTILLLVSSEEEEKELLKKITQVGYNYCLGKAGTMDSNAVIGAIETAAKRAKIILKNSYREEHALYHTALNALRGFCRGEIGIGNLLRTVGVKFVVLRGPMDTTKKDLGEWIAVGIYGTIGAPIRGFEHEAIGLEINPI; from the coding sequence TTGGCTAAAATCGGGAAATTAACCATCCTACTTTTAGTATCATCTGAAGAAGAAGAAAAAGAACTTCTCAAAAAGATTACCCAAGTAGGCTATAACTATTGTCTAGGTAAAGCCGGTACTATGGATAGCAATGCAGTAATTGGTGCTATAGAAACAGCAGCCAAAAGAGCAAAAATCATTCTAAAAAATAGCTATAGAGAAGAACATGCTCTTTACCATACCGCTTTAAATGCCTTAAGAGGTTTCTGTAGAGGAGAGATTGGCATTGGCAATCTACTGAGAACCGTAGGTGTAAAATTTGTGGTGCTAAGAGGCCCTATGGATACCACTAAAAAAGATTTAGGAGAATGGATAGCAGTAGGCATCTATGGCACGATAGGAGCACCAATCAGAGGATTTGAACATGAAGCCATAGGTCTGGAGATCAATCCTATTTAG
- a CDS encoding DMT family transporter codes for MFSKKALYCFLAVFSSSMAIFFKKIALLGNIDPLRLLLQFMIIAAIMLTINLLLFQKKYITQIKKIKISEWKMIFLAGFFLFAAYLSSTYGLRFTTSINYSFIIRSTLIFSTILSFFFMGESMYWQMLLLIVSSFLGVYLVSTEGQIIIPRAGDLFILMGALFFASFAMVQKIVNQYIPPELISWGVISSSAFYSILLSIIFKVNIFSINSLFIICIIGIFEGLVILFMNQALKITSVTYYYLMTMLMPVINGFLGIVFLNESFKLIQILGGIILIISVILAQRLKF; via the coding sequence ATGTTTTCCAAAAAAGCACTCTATTGCTTCTTAGCCGTATTTTCATCTTCAATGGCTATTTTTTTTAAGAAGATTGCTCTATTAGGTAATATCGATCCTCTAAGATTATTATTACAATTTATGATCATAGCTGCAATTATGTTAACTATAAATCTTCTCCTATTCCAGAAGAAATATATTACCCAAATCAAGAAAATTAAAATTTCTGAATGGAAAATGATTTTCTTAGCAGGATTCTTCTTGTTTGCTGCTTATCTATCTAGTACTTATGGGCTCCGTTTTACTACATCTATAAATTATAGTTTTATTATCAGGAGTACCCTTATCTTTTCTACAATTTTATCTTTCTTTTTTATGGGTGAAAGCATGTACTGGCAAATGTTATTATTGATTGTTAGTTCTTTTCTAGGAGTTTATCTGGTAAGTACAGAAGGTCAAATTATCATTCCAAGGGCTGGTGATTTATTTATTCTCATGGGTGCATTATTTTTTGCCTCATTTGCCATGGTCCAAAAGATAGTCAATCAATACATTCCTCCCGAACTCATTAGTTGGGGTGTAATTTCAAGTAGTGCGTTTTATTCTATTTTATTAAGCATAATATTTAAAGTAAATATATTTTCTATAAATAGTTTATTTATTATATGTATTATAGGTATTTTTGAGGGGCTAGTGATTCTTTTTATGAATCAAGCTCTTAAAATTACCAGCGTGACCTATTATTACCTGATGACCATGCTTATGCCAGTCATAAATGGATTTCTGGGAATTGTTTTTTTAAACGAGTCGTTTAAGTTAATACAAATTTTAGGTGGCATCATACTGATAATTAGCGTTATTCTTGCTCAAAGATTAAAATTCTGA
- a CDS encoding amino acid ABC transporter permease translates to MNIMHFISKILLPPLLDGAGVTLRLIVFAIPFGYICGVFLAVGRVYGNRLVSFFCTLYTLFFRGTPLLVQLFILYYGLPSVNIFLSPFAAAIIGFILCSGAYHSEYIRGSIQSIKSGQMMAAEALGMTKFTAILSIILPQALRRSIPGCSNEIIYLVKYSSLAFMVTCVELTGAGKIIASRYFEYTLVFLVVGALYLFMVSVITKILHSLEKKLEIPGIG, encoded by the coding sequence ATGAATATTATGCATTTTATTTCTAAAATACTTTTACCTCCTTTGTTAGATGGAGCAGGAGTTACCCTAAGGCTAATTGTTTTTGCTATTCCCTTTGGTTATATATGTGGTGTATTTCTAGCTGTGGGTCGGGTATATGGGAATAGATTAGTTTCATTTTTTTGTACCTTATATACCTTATTTTTTAGAGGTACACCTTTGTTAGTGCAACTATTTATCCTCTATTATGGCTTGCCTTCTGTTAATATATTTTTATCCCCATTTGCTGCAGCAATTATTGGTTTTATTCTCTGCAGCGGTGCCTATCATTCAGAATATATTAGAGGATCTATTCAATCTATAAAAAGTGGGCAGATGATGGCAGCAGAAGCTTTAGGGATGACCAAATTTACTGCCATTTTATCTATTATTCTTCCCCAGGCTTTAAGAAGATCTATTCCTGGTTGTTCCAATGAAATAATTTACTTAGTAAAGTATTCTTCTTTGGCTTTTATGGTTACCTGTGTTGAATTAACTGGGGCAGGGAAAATAATTGCTTCACGTTATTTTGAATATACCTTAGTTTTTCTGGTGGTGGGCGCCTTATATTTGTTTATGGTCTCTGTGATTACTAAAATACTTCATAGTTTAGAGAAAAAACTAGAAATCCCGGGAATTGGATAG
- a CDS encoding amino acid ABC transporter ATP-binding protein, translated as MSELSKNAKVVLRVENICKCYNTNEILRGISFEIKKGETKVIIGPSGSGKSTLLRCINQLTIPDKGSIWLEDEEVTHHMKDINRFRQKIGMVFQDFNLFDHLNSLKNVEIALIKVKKMDKKEAQEKAIEELRRVGLEKQAHLYPAQLSGGQKQRVSIARALAMDPIVMLFDEPTSALDPELIGEVLEVIKNLAMGGMTMIVVTHEMGFARSVANEIIFIEEGLIIDQGTPHKIFTNPDHERTRKFICKIAELYGETANNK; from the coding sequence TTGAGTGAGTTATCAAAAAATGCCAAAGTTGTTTTACGGGTAGAAAATATATGTAAATGTTATAATACCAATGAAATATTAAGGGGAATTTCTTTTGAAATCAAAAAAGGTGAAACCAAAGTTATCATTGGTCCTTCAGGTAGTGGGAAAAGTACCCTTCTGCGATGTATTAACCAGTTAACCATTCCGGATAAGGGGAGTATCTGGTTAGAAGATGAAGAAGTAACTCATCATATGAAAGATATTAATCGTTTTCGTCAGAAAATAGGCATGGTCTTTCAGGATTTTAATTTGTTTGACCATTTAAATTCCCTGAAAAATGTAGAAATAGCTTTAATTAAAGTGAAAAAGATGGATAAAAAAGAAGCCCAAGAAAAAGCAATAGAAGAATTAAGACGTGTCGGTTTAGAAAAACAGGCTCACTTATATCCAGCACAACTTTCAGGTGGACAAAAACAGAGAGTATCTATAGCGAGAGCCTTGGCTATGGATCCTATTGTTATGCTTTTTGATGAACCTACCTCCGCTCTTGATCCAGAACTTATTGGAGAAGTATTAGAAGTTATTAAGAATTTAGCTATGGGGGGAATGACTATGATAGTGGTTACCCATGAAATGGGATTTGCTCGTTCGGTAGCAAATGAAATTATATTTATTGAAGAGGGATTAATTATTGACCAGGGGACCCCTCACAAAATTTTTACCAATCCGGATCATGAACGTACTAGAAAGTTTATCTGTAAAATAGCTGAACTTTATGGAGAGACGGCCAATAATAAATGA
- a CDS encoding amino acid ABC transporter permease — protein sequence MRENIMLIYQTYPYLINGSLITIGLVCGALGLGFVLGVPMAVGQVYGNKFISGVISLYVWFFRGLPVLVLLFLFYFGLFTLIQLNLSAFTSAILVLGLRSAAYQSQIFRGSIKSIGEGQMLAALSLGMKKYTAIFNIILPQALRISIPGWSNEYAILLKDSAITYAIGVMEILTRANFVATRTYQPMPVYFLAGIIFIILTYGGVKLLNILENRVKTPGYGEER from the coding sequence ATGAGAGAAAATATTATGCTAATTTATCAAACCTATCCCTACTTAATTAATGGTTCTTTAATTACCATTGGATTAGTTTGTGGTGCATTAGGTTTGGGTTTTGTGCTTGGTGTTCCCATGGCTGTAGGGCAGGTATATGGTAATAAATTCATATCTGGTGTAATTTCACTATATGTTTGGTTTTTTCGAGGATTGCCAGTTTTAGTTCTTCTTTTTCTTTTTTATTTTGGACTATTTACTCTTATACAACTTAATTTGTCTGCTTTTACTTCTGCTATTTTAGTTCTAGGTTTAAGAAGCGCTGCCTATCAGTCTCAAATTTTTAGGGGTAGCATTAAGTCAATAGGCGAAGGACAAATGTTAGCTGCTTTATCATTAGGTATGAAAAAGTATACCGCAATATTTAATATCATATTACCTCAAGCCTTACGAATTTCTATACCTGGTTGGTCTAATGAATATGCTATTTTATTAAAGGATTCCGCAATTACCTATGCTATTGGGGTAATGGAAATATTAACTAGAGCAAACTTTGTTGCTACTCGAACTTATCAGCCTATGCCAGTTTATTTTCTGGCTGGAATTATTTTTATTATTCTAACTTATGGCGGAGTAAAGCTACTTAATATATTAGAAAACAGAGTCAAAACTCCTGGTTATGGAGAGGAGAGATAG
- a CDS encoding basic amino acid ABC transporter substrate-binding protein codes for MRNKGLIITAIVSLLVFFLISSMNVFANEVYINGIDADYPPFAYVDEKGNPAGFDVECLNWIAKEMGFEVKHQPTAWDGIVSSLLAKKIDMIYSGMSITPERLEKVDFTIPYWEIDQALCVRKDSDLNIIAALCGDYVVGTQRGCTAAMWIEDYLVNTGILAKDNLKLYEGFSLAVQDLVNGRIDSAMMDDVMVEDAIRKEQPVKIVGIIKTGEAYGIAVRKEDQELKEILNEGIEKLKKSDVWDELIIKYFSE; via the coding sequence ATGAGAAATAAGGGACTTATTATAACAGCTATAGTTAGTCTTCTAGTATTTTTTCTAATAAGTAGTATGAATGTATTTGCCAATGAAGTGTATATTAATGGTATTGATGCGGATTATCCTCCTTTTGCTTATGTAGATGAAAAGGGGAATCCAGCTGGTTTTGATGTAGAATGCCTAAATTGGATTGCCAAAGAGATGGGATTCGAAGTAAAGCATCAGCCAACTGCCTGGGATGGCATCGTTTCAAGTTTGCTAGCAAAAAAAATTGATATGATTTATTCTGGAATGTCCATCACGCCTGAGAGACTAGAGAAAGTTGATTTTACTATTCCATACTGGGAGATTGATCAGGCACTGTGTGTTAGAAAAGATTCAGACCTTAACATTATTGCTGCCTTATGCGGCGATTATGTTGTAGGTACACAGCGAGGATGCACGGCAGCAATGTGGATAGAGGATTATTTAGTAAATACAGGAATACTAGCAAAGGATAATTTAAAGTTATATGAAGGTTTTTCTTTGGCCGTGCAAGATTTAGTCAATGGCAGAATTGATTCGGCAATGATGGATGATGTGATGGTAGAAGACGCTATTAGAAAAGAACAGCCTGTAAAAATTGTTGGCATAATCAAAACCGGGGAAGCCTATGGTATTGCAGTACGAAAAGAAGATCAGGAATTGAAAGAGATACTGAATGAAGGGATAGAAAAATTGAAAAAATCAGATGTATGGGATGAATTGATAATTAAATATTTTTCTGAATAG
- a CDS encoding CPBP family intramembrane metalloprotease, translating into MKFLSREYQEIKSFITENYQVIIILGVATLSLTLQWYRPIRSSLALSYIVYFIVLPVFVIRLVLKENPLYYGFGLGNYRIWLNYVVITIVISIPVLLIASQFSQVYQYYGKGFDYYEFFSLTVPTLLAWEYLLRGFILFGLKERFGKASIIIQMVPFVLLHLGKPEVETLSCIITGLWFGWIAYRGKSFWPAFLIHIFINFAVKYFVTL; encoded by the coding sequence ATGAAGTTTTTATCCCGGGAGTACCAGGAAATTAAGAGTTTTATTACGGAAAATTATCAAGTTATTATCATACTAGGAGTAGCAACTCTTTCCCTTACCCTACAGTGGTATAGACCTATCAGATCTTCGCTAGCCTTAAGCTATATTGTCTATTTTATAGTATTACCGGTTTTTGTTATTCGCCTTGTATTGAAAGAGAATCCCTTATATTACGGTTTTGGTTTAGGGAATTATCGTATCTGGTTAAATTATGTAGTTATTACTATAGTTATAAGCATACCTGTTTTGCTTATTGCCTCCCAATTTTCCCAGGTTTATCAATATTATGGAAAGGGATTCGACTACTATGAATTCTTCAGCTTGACAGTGCCAACTCTATTAGCCTGGGAGTATTTACTGAGGGGTTTTATATTATTTGGACTAAAAGAAAGATTTGGTAAGGCAAGTATTATCATTCAGATGGTGCCATTCGTATTACTTCATCTGGGTAAACCTGAGGTGGAAACGTTGTCCTGTATCATAACCGGTTTATGGTTTGGATGGATTGCCTATCGAGGAAAATCATTTTGGCCAGCCTTTCTTATTCATATTTTTATCAATTTTGCAGTTAAATATTTTGTAACTTTATAA
- a CDS encoding ABC transporter substrate-binding protein, with product MRKFLFTTLIISLVLLICLNGNVLAQKKVLHIYTAFDTEEAKYYIDAFEEETGIDVQWVRLSSGEVLARIEAEASNPQASVWHAGSNTSHINAASKGLLEPYKPNTDFELPGLFHANDWAWTGFYSGAIGFVTNTNFLEENNMEPPKSWDDLLHPKLQQNVALAYPYTSGTAYTTFATLVQMWGMEKALDWWEEFDRHSIFQYTQSGTACIGMVGLGEIAVGIAFSHDILAKGINTGYPVVMTFPEDGTGYEVGGLSLIKGGSEPELGKQFIDWCFQVKAQDLFQKYSRLPVNPKATVAEGSVTLDEVFLIDYDHILAGESKDEWVAAWRDRIGK from the coding sequence ATGAGAAAATTTCTATTTACTACCTTAATCATTTCACTTGTACTTCTAATATGCCTTAATGGAAATGTATTAGCTCAGAAAAAAGTTCTGCATATTTACACCGCTTTTGACACAGAAGAAGCCAAATACTACATTGATGCCTTTGAAGAAGAAACTGGCATAGATGTCCAGTGGGTGAGATTGTCTTCTGGTGAGGTCCTAGCCAGAATTGAAGCTGAAGCCAGTAATCCACAAGCCAGCGTCTGGCATGCTGGCTCCAACACCTCGCATATTAATGCCGCTTCTAAAGGACTACTGGAGCCCTACAAACCCAATACTGATTTTGAATTACCTGGATTATTCCATGCTAATGATTGGGCTTGGACCGGATTTTATAGTGGTGCAATTGGATTTGTTACTAATACTAATTTCTTGGAAGAAAACAACATGGAGCCACCAAAGAGCTGGGATGATCTACTTCATCCTAAATTACAGCAGAATGTAGCCTTAGCTTATCCTTATACTTCAGGCACCGCTTATACTACCTTTGCTACCCTGGTTCAGATGTGGGGTATGGAAAAAGCTCTTGATTGGTGGGAAGAATTTGACCGACATAGTATTTTCCAATATACTCAGTCGGGTACAGCTTGCATAGGAATGGTCGGATTAGGTGAAATTGCAGTAGGAATAGCCTTTTCCCATGATATTTTAGCCAAGGGTATTAATACAGGCTATCCTGTAGTTATGACTTTTCCTGAAGATGGAACTGGATATGAAGTAGGCGGACTATCCCTTATCAAAGGAGGCTCTGAACCAGAATTAGGAAAACAGTTTATTGACTGGTGTTTCCAAGTCAAAGCTCAGGATCTATTCCAGAAATACAGTAGGCTTCCGGTTAATCCCAAAGCGACTGTTGCCGAAGGATCCGTTACTCTGGATGAAGTTTTTCTGATTGATTATGACCACATCCTGGCTGGTGAAAGCAAGGATGAATGGGTTGCCGCCTGGAGAGATAGAATTGGTAAATAA